One region of Mycobacterium riyadhense genomic DNA includes:
- a CDS encoding PE family protein → MSYVVIAPDVLAMAAREVAGVGAAVSAANVAAASSTTAVVAAGGDEVSAAIAALFGAYGVEYQALSVQVAGFHERFVQALGAGAGAYGSAEASNAAQVVLGLVNAPSQGLFGRPLIGDGANASSPGGAGGDGGWLWGSGGAGAAGAAGQAGGAGGSAGLWGNGGTGGAGGAGGAMGGAGGGGGWLFGRGGVGGVGGVGGGTGGAGGNGGWIWGGGGDGGAGGAGGGIGGAGGRAELLFGAGGSGGAGGAGIPGTLVIPGGEGGAGGVGGAGGLLAGGGAGGIGGAGGAGAAAVAPGGVGGVGGSGGDGGAGGSGALLLGAGGSGGLGGAGGAGGTGGTGVSGDLAGLGGIGGTGGAGGAGGNAGHGGAGGARGLLSFDGAAGAAGAGGTGGQGGDGGVGSHGLDAQANTGEVGGAGFAGGAGGVGGVGGSSFAGGVGGSGGLGGAGGAGGVGGAGGSGTLAGSVGGHGGTGGQGGLAGAGGAAGTGGSGGVMGKAGAGGTGGQGGAGGAGSQGVDAVVGSGDQGGTGFAGGAGGDGGAGGDAGPDGINGSGGLGGAGGAGGVGGAGASSDTGPAGAGGSGGTGGHAGAGGKAGTGGAGGSLGSAGVGGTGGTGGAGGAGDGGLDAGLGSAAQGGTGDTGGTGGAGGQGGGTYAGGINGDGGSGGRGGVGGQGGTGGSGTVAGSAGGVGGIGGTGGTAGAGGAAGSGGVGGISGVAGSGGAGGQGGQGGAGSAGVDAAAATGAQGGAGYAGGQGGTGGRGGDAAPGGVNGDGGRGGVGGFGGDGGTGGSGTLAGSVGGTGGHGGQGGAAGIGGAAGAGGSGGSDGGVGWGGIGGSGGTGGVGSAGVDGFAHSAAQGGTGYAGGAGGQGGQGGDSAPGGFNGAGGAGGVGGQGGHGGAGGSGTLAGSAGGTGGIGGAGGNSGAGGAAGTGGQGGISGDSGAGGTGGTGGLGGTGSAGMDASAGSGATGGTGFAGGAGGPGGQGGFDVGGNNAGDGGAGGRGGAGGLGGHGGSGVAGDATAAGATGGAGGQGGQGGQAGQGGASGGLGGVTGATGQGGDGGLGGTGGTGGNGGTGTTGTFGTGGTGGAGTAGGAGGQGGQGGAAGGAGGNAGNGGQGGNGGDGGTGGLGAAGEGIHPNAGAGGTGGAAGDGGVGGAAGGTGGNGGNGGNSGVGGKGGQGGLGLSAPANLPSSWGGAGGAGGIGGSGGNGGQGGAAGAGGAAGHLGTAGNGGQGGQGGNGGNGANGANPVHNVDGTAASGTPGADGVSKGGNGGPGVNGILPGTTGGTGGHGGTAALPPGSSGTMIGGNGGQGGTGGNGADGGLGGTGGGIQSAGGGDFANGHGGTGGDGGTGGSGGNGGNGGNGGSIQDTSFTQGDGGAGGNGGAAGAGGVGGNGGTGGVGNSHLGSRGGHGGNGGAGGSATADFGPGGGGGNGGGGGAGGAAGTIGDLTGVTGGAGGIGGVGGNGGNGADGGAGGNGGNGGFGTSTDPIFPNHSGNGGNGGNGGYGAAGGAAGNGGNGGHGGAGPTTGVGGAGGAAGIAGAGGTGGAGGAAGAAGATSGTALPGAPGAAGAQGAHGAQGAAGKAGAHG, encoded by the coding sequence ATGTCGTATGTGGTGATTGCTCCGGATGTGCTGGCGATGGCTGCCCGGGAGGTGGCGGGTGTGGGTGCGGCGGTGAGTGCGGCCAATGTGGCGGCGGCGTCGTCGACCACGGCGGTGGTGGCCGCTGGCGGTGATGAGGTGTCGGCGGCGATTGCGGCGTTGTTTGGTGCCTATGGCGTGGAGTATCAGGCGTTGAGTGTGCAGGTGGCGGGGTTTCATGAGCGGTTTGTGCAGGCGTTGGGTGCGGGGGCGGGTGCGTATGGGTCGGCGGAGGCGTCTAATGCGGCGCAGGTGGTGTTGGGGTTGGTGAATGCGCCGAGTCAGGGGTTGTTTGGGCGTCCGTTGATTGGTGATGGGGCGAATGCGAGCAGTCCGGGTGGGGCGGGTGGGGATGGTGGGTGGTTGTGGGGCAGTGGTGGGGCGGGGGCGGCGGGGGCTGCGGGGCAGGCTGGTGGGGCTGGTGGTTCGGCGGGGTTGTGGGGTAATGGCGGGACCGGGGGTGCTGGTGGTGCTGGGGGTGCGATGGGTGGGGCTGGTGGTGGCGGGGGCTGGTTGTTCGGTCGGGGCGGTGTCGGCGGTGTCGGGGGTGTCGGGGGTGGCACGGGTGGGGCTGGCGGTAACGGTGGCTGGATCTGGGGTGGCGGCGGTGACGGCGGCGCCGGCGGGGCCGGTGGCGGCATCGGGGGGGCGGGTGGGCGTGCGGAGTTGTTGTTCGGCGCGGGCGGTAGTGGGGGTGCCGGTGGGGCCGGGATCCCGGGCACGCTGGTGATCCCGGGTGGTGAGGGTGGCGCGGGTGGTGTTGGTGGTGCCGGCGGCTTGTTGGCTGGTGGCGGTGCCGGCGGTATCGGTGGCGCGGGTGGTGCCGGTGCGGCTGCTGTGGCGCCGGGCGGGGTCGGTGGTGTGGGCGGGTCCGGCGGTGACGGCGGGGCCGGCGGATCCGGCGCCCTGCTGTTAGGTGCTGGTGGTTCCGGTGGTCTGGGTGGGGCCGGTGGGGCCGGCGGCACCGGCGGGACCGGGGTGAGCGGGGATCTGGCCGGTTTGGGTGGTATCGGCGGCACCGGCGGTGCTGGAGGTGCCGGTGGAAACGCCGGCCACGGTGGGGCCGGTGGGGCACGGGGATTGTTGAGTTTTGATGGTGCGGCGGGGGCGGCGGGTGCGGGCGGGACCGGCGGACAAGGTGGGGATGGCGGGGTCGGCAGCCACGGCCTCGACGCCCAGGCCAACACCGGCGAGGTGGGTGGTGCCGGCTTCGCCGGTGGTGCCGGTGGGGTCGGCGGTGTGGGCGGTAGCAGTTTTGCCGGCGGGGTCGGGGGTAGCGGCGGCCTGGGCGGTGCGGGCGGCGCCGGTGGTGTCGGCGGGGCCGGTGGTTCGGGCACCCTGGCGGGTTCGGTCGGCGGCCACGGCGGCACCGGCGGCCAAGGCGGGTTGGCCGGCGCTGGCGGCGCGGCCGGCACCGGCGGAAGTGGCGGTGTGATGGGCAAGGCCGGCGCCGGAGGAACTGGCGGGCAGGGCGGCGCGGGCGGGGCCGGCAGCCAGGGAGTCGACGCGGTCGTGGGCAGTGGTGATCAAGGCGGCACCGGTTTCGCCGGGGGGGCTGGCGGCGACGGCGGTGCGGGCGGTGACGCCGGCCCCGACGGCATCAACGGTTCCGGTGGGCTCGGCGGCGCGGGCGGCGCCGGTGGTGTGGGTGGTGCTGGGGCGTCCAGTGACACCGGACCCGCCGGGGCCGGTGGTAGCGGTGGCACCGGTGGGCACGCTGGGGCCGGCGGTAAGGCCGGTACCGGCGGGGCCGGCGGCAGCCTCGGTAGCGCCGGGGTCGGCGGCACCGGTGGTACCGGCGGTGCCGGCGGCGCTGGGGATGGGGGTCTTGATGCCGGCCTGGGTAGCGCCGCGCAGGGCGGCACCGGCGACACCGGCGGTACCGGCGGGGCCGGCGGACAAGGTGGTGGCACCTACGCCGGCGGGATCAACGGCGATGGCGGGTCCGGCGGCCGCGGGGGTGTCGGCGGACAGGGCGGCACCGGTGGGTCGGGCACGGTCGCGGGTTCGGCTGGCGGTGTCGGTGGTATCGGTGGTACGGGCGGGACGGCCGGGGCCGGTGGGGCGGCGGGTAGCGGCGGTGTCGGGGGGATCAGCGGTGTGGCTGGTAGCGGTGGTGCTGGAGGGCAGGGCGGCCAGGGCGGGGCCGGCAGCGCCGGGGTTGACGCGGCCGCGGCCACCGGTGCTCAGGGCGGCGCCGGGTATGCCGGTGGGCAGGGCGGTACCGGCGGCCGAGGTGGGGATGCCGCCCCGGGCGGGGTTAACGGCGACGGCGGTCGGGGTGGGGTTGGTGGTTTCGGCGGCGACGGCGGCACTGGCGGTTCGGGCACCCTGGCCGGCTCGGTCGGTGGGACCGGCGGACACGGCGGCCAAGGTGGTGCGGCGGGCATCGGCGGGGCGGCCGGCGCCGGCGGCAGTGGTGGCAGTGACGGCGGTGTCGGTTGGGGTGGCATCGGTGGTAGCGGTGGCACCGGCGGCGTGGGTAGCGCTGGCGTGGATGGGTTCGCCCACAGTGCCGCCCAAGGCGGTACCGGCTACGCCGGCGGTGCGGGCGGGCAGGGCGGGCAGGGCGGCGACAGCGCACCCGGCGGCTTCAACGGCGCCGGCGGCGCCGGCGGCGTGGGTGGTCAGGGTGGCCACGGCGGTGCCGGTGGCTCAGGCACGCTGGCCGGCTCGGCCGGGGGCACCGGCGGTATCGGTGGTGCCGGCGGGAACTCCGGTGCCGGCGGCGCGGCGGGGACCGGCGGCCAGGGCGGTATCAGCGGGGATTCCGGGGCGGGCGGCACCGGCGGCACCGGCGGGCTCGGCGGGACCGGCAGCGCCGGCATGGACGCTTCGGCGGGCAGCGGCGCTACGGGCGGCACCGGATTCGCCGGCGGCGCGGGCGGACCCGGCGGGCAAGGAGGCTTCGACGTCGGCGGCAACAACGCCGGCGACGGCGGCGCGGGTGGGCGTGGCGGTGCCGGCGGCCTCGGTGGCCACGGTGGCTCCGGGGTGGCTGGCGATGCCACCGCGGCGGGCGCCACCGGCGGGGCCGGTGGGCAGGGTGGACAGGGCGGACAAGCCGGCCAGGGCGGTGCCTCCGGCGGTTTGGGCGGTGTCACCGGCGCCACCGGCCAAGGCGGTGACGGTGGACTCGGCGGCACCGGCGGCACCGGCGGCAACGGCGGCACCGGCACCACCGGCACCTTCGGCACCGGCGGAACCGGCGGCGCCGGTACCGCCGGCGGGGCTGGCGGCCAAGGCGGTCAAGGCGGCGCCGCGGGCGGGGCCGGCGGCAACGCCGGCAACGGCGGCCAAGGCGGCAACGGCGGGGACGGCGGCACTGGTGGCCTGGGTGCTGCCGGTGAGGGCATCCACCCCAACGCGGGCGCCGGAGGCACTGGCGGGGCTGCCGGCGACGGGGGCGTTGGCGGCGCGGCCGGCGGGACAGGCGGCAACGGCGGCAACGGCGGTAACAGCGGCGTCGGCGGCAAAGGCGGCCAAGGCGGTCTCGGCTTATCCGCCCCTGCCAACCTCCCCAGCTCCTGGGGCGGCGCCGGCGGCGCCGGCGGTATCGGCGGTAGCGGCGGCAACGGCGGGCAAGGCGGCGCCGCCGGCGCCGGCGGCGCCGCCGGCCACCTCGGCACCGCCGGTAACGGCGGCCAAGGCGGCCAAGGCGGCAACGGCGGCAACGGCGCCAACGGTGCAAACCCCGTTCACAATGTGGACGGCACCGCAGCTAGCGGCACCCCCGGCGCGGACGGGGTCAGCAAGGGCGGCAACGGGGGGCCCGGTGTGAACGGCATTTTGCCCGGGACAACCGGCGGCACTGGCGGCCACGGCGGCACCGCAGCACTACCACCTGGGTCCTCAGGCACCATGATTGGTGGCAATGGCGGCCAAGGCGGAACCGGCGGCAACGGCGCCGATGGCGGCCTCGGCGGAACCGGCGGTGGCATTCAGAGTGCAGGAGGCGGTGACTTCGCCAACGGCCATGGGGGTACTGGCGGCGACGGCGGCACCGGGGGCTCCGGCGGGAATGGCGGCAACGGCGGCAACGGCGGCAGCATTCAAGACACGTCGTTTACCCAGGGCGACGGCGGCGCGGGCGGTAACGGCGGTGCTGCCGGTGCCGGCGGCGTCGGCGGCAACGGCGGCACCGGGGGGGTCGGCAACAGCCACTTGGGTAGTCGCGGCGGCCACGGCGGCAACGGAGGGGCCGGCGGTAGCGCCACGGCGGACTTCGGCCCCGGCGGGGGCGGCGGCAACGGCGGGGGCGGTGGAGCGGGCGGGGCCGCGGGCACGATCGGTGACTTGACCGGCGTCACCGGCGGGGCCGGCGGCATCGGTGGCGTCGGCGGCAACGGCGGCAACGGCGCCGACGGCGGCGCCGGCGGCAACGGCGGCAACGGCGGCTTCGGCACCTCCACGGATCCGATCTTCCCGAACCACAGCGGCAACGGCGGCAATGGCGGCAACGGCGGCTATGGCGCCGCCGGCGGTGCAGCCGGCAACGGCGGTAACGGCGGCCATGGCGGAGCTGGCCCCACCACGGGCGTTGGCGGAGCCGGAGGTGCCGCCGGAATCGCCGGGGCCGGCGGCACCGGCGGTGCAGGCGGTGCCGCCGGAGCTGCGGGCGCCACCTCCGGCACGGCCCTCCCCGGTGCCCCCGGGGCCGCCGGCGCCCAAGGCGCCCACGGCGCTCAAGGCGCAGCCGGCAAAGCAGGCGCGCACGGGTAA